A single region of the Blastopirellula marina genome encodes:
- the hslV gene encoding ATP-dependent protease subunit HslV has product MRIRSTTILAVRHKGEVAIGGDGQVTMNTSVMKSDASKIRPLLGGKVWCGFAGSTADAFALMERFESFLKDFPGNVPKAATELAKQWRTDRAMRRLEALMVVVDANQTLLLSGTGDVIQPTDGILGIGSGGNYATAAAKALVKHSDLSAEEIVRESLLIAAAIDIYTNDNIKIHRVEMD; this is encoded by the coding sequence ATGCGAATTCGTTCGACGACCATTCTGGCCGTGCGCCACAAAGGTGAAGTCGCTATCGGCGGCGATGGCCAAGTTACCATGAACACCAGCGTAATGAAATCGGACGCGTCGAAGATCCGGCCTCTGCTGGGCGGGAAAGTGTGGTGCGGTTTCGCAGGCTCCACGGCCGATGCGTTCGCGCTGATGGAACGCTTCGAGTCGTTCCTCAAAGATTTTCCCGGCAACGTCCCCAAGGCTGCGACCGAACTGGCCAAGCAGTGGCGCACCGATCGGGCGATGCGGCGGTTGGAGGCGCTGATGGTGGTGGTCGATGCGAATCAGACGCTGCTGCTCTCTGGCACCGGCGATGTCATTCAACCGACCGACGGCATTCTGGGGATTGGCTCAGGGGGCAACTACGCCACCGCGGCGGCCAAGGCGCTGGTCAAGCATAGCGATCTGTCGGCCGAAGAGATCGTCCGCGAAAGTTTGCTGATCGCCGCGGCGATCGACATTTACACGAACGATAACATCAAAATTCATCGCGTGGAGATGGACTAA
- the rpsU gene encoding 30S ribosomal protein S21: MVKVLVRDRESIQEAVRRFGKLVMRSGLKKEMRRRKYYEKPSDLKRRARLRAERRAMKERLLVQD; the protein is encoded by the coding sequence ATGGTTAAGGTACTCGTTCGCGACAGGGAATCGATTCAAGAAGCAGTTCGTCGGTTTGGTAAGTTGGTTATGCGTAGCGGTCTCAAGAAAGAGATGCGCCGCCGCAAGTATTACGAAAAGCCGAGCGACCTGAAGCGTCGAGCCCGCCTGCGTGCCGAACGTCGCGCCATGAAAGAACGCCTGCTGGTTCAGGACTAG
- a CDS encoding isocitrate/isopropylmalate dehydrogenase family protein: MSHQVCLLSGDGIGPEITNVVQEIIAAAGVKIEWIPCEAGLSSYERNGDPLPQETLDNIRTTKLALKGPLATASGTGFRSVNVSLRKELQLYANYRPAKSLKGVPAPFKDVDLIVVRENTEGLYSGLEHTVVPGVVESLRVITEAGSRRIAQFAFETARSLGRKRVTCIHKANILKLSDGLFLDTCNTVARDYPDIEYDDCIVDAAAMKMVLNPHQFDVLVMENLFGDILSDLASGLVGGLGVTPSGNLGTDAAVFEAVHGTAPDIAGKNLANPTALLLSATMMLKHMGETDAAKKIEASLFAVLEEGTTLTGDLKGSASTTDFAEAIIGKLDSLTV, from the coding sequence ATGTCACACCAAGTCTGTCTGCTTTCCGGCGATGGCATCGGTCCAGAAATTACCAATGTCGTGCAGGAAATCATCGCCGCAGCAGGCGTGAAGATCGAATGGATTCCGTGTGAAGCAGGTCTCAGTTCATACGAAAGAAATGGCGACCCGCTCCCTCAAGAGACCCTCGATAACATCCGCACCACCAAGCTGGCTCTCAAAGGCCCCTTGGCCACCGCCAGCGGCACCGGCTTTCGTAGCGTGAATGTCTCGCTGCGCAAAGAACTGCAGTTGTATGCCAACTATCGCCCGGCCAAGTCGCTCAAGGGAGTGCCTGCTCCGTTTAAGGACGTCGATCTGATCGTCGTTCGCGAGAACACCGAAGGGCTCTACAGCGGGCTCGAGCACACCGTTGTTCCTGGCGTGGTCGAAAGCCTCCGCGTGATCACCGAAGCCGGCTCGCGACGCATCGCTCAGTTCGCGTTTGAAACGGCCCGCAGCCTCGGACGCAAGCGCGTTACGTGCATCCACAAAGCCAACATCCTGAAGCTCAGCGACGGGCTGTTTCTCGACACCTGCAATACGGTTGCCCGCGACTACCCCGATATCGAGTACGACGACTGCATCGTCGACGCCGCCGCGATGAAGATGGTCCTCAACCCGCACCAGTTCGACGTGCTGGTGATGGAGAACCTGTTCGGCGATATCCTCTCGGACCTGGCCAGCGGCCTGGTCGGCGGATTGGGTGTGACCCCCAGTGGCAACCTCGGCACCGATGCCGCCGTCTTCGAAGCCGTCCACGGCACGGCCCCCGACATCGCCGGCAAAAACCTGGCCAACCCCACGGCCCTGCTGTTGAGCGCCACGATGATGCTCAAACACATGGGAGAAACCGACGCCGCCAAGAAGATCGAAGCGTCGCTGTTCGCCGTCCTGGAAGAAGGCACCACCCTAACCGGCGACCTGAAGGGTTCGGCCTCGACAACCGATTTCGCGGAAGCGATTATCGGAAAGCTGGATTCCTTGACGGTCTAA
- a CDS encoding hydrolase: MSEPLPNPLLMTPENTVLLMIDMQEKLLPSIPDAKQVVWNASRLLDGAEILGIPALGTEQYRKGLGATVEPLAAKLGDMPDKLHFSSCQSVIAKLEELNRPKILIAGIEAHVCVQQTALDLLSLGYDVYLATDAVSSRYKHDRRIALRRMESTGVTLTTTEAALFEWCRVAGTPQFKQISQLVRQERP; the protein is encoded by the coding sequence ATGTCTGAACCACTTCCTAATCCGCTGTTGATGACGCCTGAGAACACCGTGCTGTTGATGATCGACATGCAGGAAAAATTACTGCCGTCGATTCCCGATGCCAAGCAAGTTGTCTGGAATGCAAGCCGGCTGCTCGATGGGGCAGAGATCTTAGGCATTCCGGCCCTGGGTACCGAGCAGTATCGCAAAGGGCTCGGAGCAACCGTCGAGCCACTAGCCGCCAAGCTGGGCGACATGCCCGACAAGCTCCACTTCAGCAGCTGCCAATCGGTGATCGCCAAGCTGGAAGAGCTTAACCGGCCGAAAATCTTGATCGCCGGTATCGAAGCCCACGTCTGCGTGCAGCAGACCGCACTTGACCTGCTTTCGCTGGGGTACGATGTTTACCTGGCGACCGATGCGGTGAGTTCCCGTTACAAGCACGATCGCCGGATTGCTTTGCGGCGGATGGAATCGACCGGCGTCACGCTGACCACCACCGAGGCCGCGCTGTTTGAATGGTGCCGCGTCGCTGGCACGCCGCAGTTTAAGCAGATCAGCCAGTTGGTACGCCAAGAGCGTCCCTAA
- the hslU gene encoding ATP-dependent protease ATPase subunit HslU, with the protein MSQANQELTPREIVKMLDADIVGQNEAKRAVAIAVRNRWRRKHLPKELQQEVSPKNIMMIGPTGVGKTEIARRLAKLTGAPFIKVEATKFTEVGYYGRDVESMVRDLVENAIGIVRETEREAVKEEAHQRAQRRLLDQLISPRPALSTGEADEQEKHERSRQRMKEMLESGQLEDRTVELTVEQKGTPVMIGGMGMEQMDMDLQGMLEKIMPKNTTRREMTVTQARTVLIEQETEALLDKERIYEAAIELAENLGMIFLDEIDKIVAGEGKAGADVSRQGVQRDLLPIVEGTTVQTKYGYVNTDHVMFVAAGAFHKVSPSDLMPELQGRFPIRVELSDLTKEDFVRILTEPKSSLTRQYVELMKTEEVAVRFTSDALEEIASYAFQINQTTQNIGARRLYTIMERLLEELSFEAPDMKYSTVEINAAYVKQRLDDVSKDEDLSRFIL; encoded by the coding sequence ATGTCACAAGCTAATCAGGAACTCACGCCGCGCGAAATTGTGAAAATGCTTGATGCCGATATCGTTGGGCAGAACGAAGCGAAGCGGGCCGTCGCCATCGCGGTGCGTAATCGATGGCGGCGCAAGCACCTGCCCAAAGAACTGCAGCAGGAAGTTTCGCCGAAGAATATTATGATGATCGGCCCGACCGGCGTGGGGAAGACCGAGATAGCCCGCCGCCTGGCGAAGCTGACCGGGGCTCCGTTTATCAAGGTCGAAGCAACCAAGTTCACCGAGGTGGGGTACTACGGCCGCGATGTCGAAAGCATGGTCCGCGATCTGGTCGAGAACGCAATCGGCATTGTGCGCGAGACCGAGCGCGAAGCGGTGAAAGAGGAAGCCCACCAGCGGGCTCAGCGGCGGCTGCTCGATCAGTTGATCTCTCCCCGCCCTGCCCTTTCGACCGGCGAAGCGGACGAGCAAGAGAAGCACGAGCGTTCGCGCCAGCGGATGAAAGAGATGCTGGAATCGGGCCAGTTGGAAGACCGCACGGTCGAACTAACCGTCGAGCAAAAGGGGACGCCGGTGATGATCGGCGGGATGGGCATGGAGCAGATGGACATGGATCTGCAAGGGATGCTGGAAAAGATCATGCCTAAGAATACGACCCGCCGCGAAATGACCGTGACCCAGGCTCGCACCGTGCTGATCGAACAGGAAACGGAGGCGCTGCTCGATAAGGAACGGATTTACGAAGCGGCAATCGAACTGGCCGAGAACCTGGGAATGATCTTCCTGGACGAGATCGACAAGATTGTCGCTGGCGAAGGGAAAGCCGGGGCTGACGTTTCCCGCCAAGGGGTGCAGCGCGACCTGCTGCCGATCGTGGAAGGCACGACCGTCCAGACAAAGTATGGCTACGTGAACACCGATCACGTGATGTTCGTCGCCGCCGGTGCGTTTCACAAGGTAAGCCCCAGCGACCTGATGCCAGAACTGCAAGGCCGCTTCCCGATCCGCGTCGAACTATCGGACTTGACCAAGGAAGATTTCGTGCGGATTCTGACTGAACCGAAGTCGTCCCTCACGCGGCAATACGTCGAACTGATGAAGACGGAAGAAGTGGCCGTGCGCTTCACGAGTGACGCCCTGGAAGAGATCGCCTCGTACGCGTTTCAGATCAATCAAACGACGCAAAACATCGGAGCCCGGCGGCTATACACGATCATGGAGCGCCTGTTGGAAGAGCTGAGCTTCGAGGCCCCTGACATGAAATACAGCACGGTCGAGATCAACGCCGCGTACGTGAAGCAGCGGCTGGATGACGTGAGCAAGGATGAGGACCTGAGCCGGTTTATTTTGTAG
- a CDS encoding TIGR01777 family oxidoreductase, translated as MFTYRSKIPVSVATAFHWHEQPGALDRLIPPWEDVQIEQRSRSIEPGSRVVLKMHVGGFPVRWVAEHTALEPNHYFHDRQVSGPFAKWEHTHRFLPSDDGYCVLEDEVDYNIPGGSLGQRFGRSKVEKMLLQMFRYRHDTTTYDLIAHARYQERPTMKIAITGASGLVGSQLGPFLTTGGHQVVSISRSAGENTIQWDIPKQEIDAAKLEGLDAVIHLAGESVAARWTDKKKQAIRSSRVAGTRLLCESLAKLKNKPKVLVCASAMGFYGDRGDEILTEASPPGDGFLADVCQEWEAAAQPARDAGIRVVHARLGIVLSPKGGALAQMLTPFKLGVGGKISSGKQWWSWISLDDVVGALHHMMMNDAIQGPVNLCTPKAVTNEEFTKTLGKVISRPTFLPVPAFAAKLAMGEMADEMLLSSCRMEPQVLEETEYHYRDPNLERCLRKLLGRQ; from the coding sequence ATGTTTACCTATCGCAGCAAAATTCCCGTTTCGGTCGCCACCGCGTTTCATTGGCACGAGCAGCCTGGGGCGTTGGACCGGTTGATTCCTCCGTGGGAAGACGTGCAGATCGAACAGCGTAGCCGCTCGATCGAACCTGGCAGCCGCGTCGTGCTGAAGATGCACGTCGGGGGCTTTCCGGTACGATGGGTTGCCGAGCACACGGCCCTTGAACCGAACCATTATTTTCACGATCGCCAGGTCTCCGGCCCTTTTGCCAAGTGGGAGCACACCCATCGGTTCCTCCCCAGCGACGACGGTTACTGCGTGCTGGAAGACGAAGTCGATTACAATATCCCCGGCGGAAGTCTGGGGCAGCGGTTCGGCCGGTCGAAGGTCGAGAAGATGCTGCTGCAGATGTTTCGTTACCGCCACGATACCACCACCTACGATCTGATCGCCCATGCCCGCTATCAGGAACGCCCCACGATGAAGATTGCCATTACCGGTGCCAGCGGCCTGGTCGGTTCGCAGTTGGGGCCGTTCCTCACCACCGGCGGGCACCAGGTCGTTTCCATTTCGCGTTCGGCGGGCGAAAACACGATCCAGTGGGACATCCCAAAACAAGAGATCGACGCGGCGAAGCTCGAAGGGCTCGATGCGGTGATTCACCTGGCCGGCGAAAGCGTGGCCGCCCGCTGGACCGATAAAAAGAAGCAAGCCATCCGCAGCTCGCGCGTCGCTGGGACGCGCCTCTTATGCGAGTCGCTGGCCAAACTCAAGAACAAACCGAAGGTCCTGGTGTGCGCCTCGGCGATGGGCTTCTATGGCGATCGCGGCGACGAGATCCTCACCGAGGCCTCGCCCCCAGGCGACGGTTTTCTGGCGGACGTTTGCCAAGAGTGGGAAGCCGCCGCTCAGCCTGCTCGCGATGCCGGCATTCGCGTCGTCCACGCGAGACTGGGCATTGTGCTTTCGCCCAAAGGAGGCGCGCTGGCTCAGATGCTCACGCCGTTCAAGCTGGGCGTCGGCGGCAAGATCAGCAGCGGCAAGCAGTGGTGGAGCTGGATCTCGCTCGACGATGTCGTGGGGGCACTGCATCACATGATGATGAACGACGCCATCCAAGGCCCCGTCAATTTGTGTACGCCCAAAGCGGTGACCAACGAGGAGTTCACCAAAACACTGGGCAAAGTGATTTCCCGCCCAACGTTTCTGCCGGTGCCCGCCTTCGCGGCGAAACTGGCGATGGGAGAAATGGCCGACGAGATGCTCCTTTCCAGTTGCCGGATGGAACCGCAAGTGTTGGAAGAAACGGAGTACCACTACCGCGACCCGAACCTGGAACGGTGCCTGCGAAAGCTACTAGGCCGGCAATAA
- a CDS encoding YciI family protein yields MKYLISFPSAAMKVPDSEMEAVSHDSHAVVREAKEAGVYVFGGGVDESVTPVLVSADGSVTKGGYTWAPPLNGGFLVLEVPSREEAIAWAARIAKACRCDQELRVFGFDSES; encoded by the coding sequence GTGAAGTATCTCATTTCATTCCCCAGTGCTGCCATGAAGGTACCTGACAGCGAGATGGAAGCGGTCAGTCACGACTCGCATGCCGTTGTTCGCGAGGCGAAGGAAGCAGGCGTCTACGTTTTCGGCGGTGGCGTTGATGAAAGCGTGACGCCTGTTCTCGTATCGGCCGATGGCTCCGTCACTAAGGGAGGCTATACGTGGGCACCTCCGCTCAACGGTGGTTTTCTGGTACTCGAAGTGCCATCACGTGAGGAGGCGATCGCCTGGGCCGCACGTATCGCGAAAGCGTGTCGCTGTGATCAAGAGCTGCGAGTATTCGGGTTTGATTCCGAGTCGTAA
- a CDS encoding CHAD domain-containing protein — protein sequence MGKNTNWLGTIEPGHPISEVAKEAISTRSARMLEYLPLAANRWKEDVEYVHYLRTWSRRTQAALQLFATLLPLKRSTLVRKATQKLRKAGGDARDLDVFTRRIRKAKFVIGDDDKAEVLTFLKGLRKAAQPALVQAWEWAKSEDLAKKFEGVVLRTRWREVAEEETLQQMAPTLLEPLVVRFFHFSQMLGESPESLHQMRIEGKKVRYAMELVEGGFPDCFREELYPAFEEVQSKLGAINDHHMAVEKIQRWQNETATKKFPAFLLQLADHERIQFDEKAEAFRVWWTEARAQELKERFDRYLGGLGLAPIA from the coding sequence ATGGGAAAGAACACCAATTGGCTGGGTACCATCGAACCAGGGCACCCCATTTCTGAAGTGGCCAAGGAAGCGATCAGCACGCGTTCTGCCCGCATGCTCGAGTACTTGCCGCTGGCCGCGAATCGCTGGAAAGAAGATGTCGAGTATGTCCATTATTTGCGGACATGGTCGCGCCGCACGCAGGCCGCACTCCAGTTGTTTGCGACGCTGTTGCCGCTGAAGCGTTCGACGCTCGTTCGTAAGGCAACCCAGAAGCTGCGCAAAGCAGGCGGCGATGCCCGTGATTTGGATGTTTTCACCAGGCGGATTCGCAAAGCCAAGTTCGTTATCGGCGACGACGACAAAGCCGAGGTGCTGACGTTTTTGAAGGGCCTGCGTAAGGCCGCGCAGCCTGCGTTGGTGCAAGCCTGGGAGTGGGCGAAATCAGAAGACCTGGCCAAGAAGTTTGAAGGGGTCGTCCTGCGGACCCGGTGGCGCGAAGTCGCCGAAGAAGAAACGTTGCAGCAGATGGCACCTACGTTGCTCGAACCGCTGGTGGTTCGCTTCTTTCACTTCTCGCAAATGCTGGGCGAATCGCCTGAGTCGCTGCATCAAATGCGAATTGAAGGAAAGAAGGTCCGCTACGCGATGGAGCTGGTCGAAGGGGGCTTTCCCGATTGTTTTCGCGAAGAGCTGTACCCGGCGTTCGAAGAGGTGCAGTCGAAGCTCGGGGCGATCAACGACCATCACATGGCCGTCGAGAAGATCCAACGCTGGCAGAACGAAACGGCCACCAAGAAGTTCCCGGCGTTTCTGTTGCAACTGGCCGACCACGAACGTATCCAGTTCGACGAGAAGGCCGAAGCATTCCGGGTCTGGTGGACCGAGGCCCGAGCCCAAGAGCTGAAAGAGCGCTTCGACCGATACCTGGGCGGGCTCGGCTTGGCACCGATCGCTTAG
- a CDS encoding SixA phosphatase family protein, producing the protein MIRMILMRHAKSSWEDDVADFDRPLNRRGLRDAPRIAAELSDRGWCPDVVVHSAALRTTQTWQMMASHFPEVRQVVSAKSLYHGSPSDIRQVAEALPADCGTCLIIGHNPGWELAVHQLSSQNVRMTTANAALFENVAQDWSTAFAEHTPWQLIEVLRPKELDA; encoded by the coding sequence ATGATACGCATGATTTTGATGCGGCACGCCAAGAGTTCTTGGGAAGATGATGTCGCCGATTTTGATCGCCCTTTGAATCGTCGCGGTTTGCGAGATGCCCCTCGCATCGCTGCGGAACTATCGGATCGAGGCTGGTGCCCCGATGTGGTGGTGCATTCTGCCGCCTTGCGAACCACCCAGACCTGGCAAATGATGGCAAGCCATTTTCCCGAGGTACGTCAGGTTGTTTCGGCGAAGTCCCTGTATCACGGATCGCCGTCCGATATTCGACAGGTCGCCGAAGCATTGCCTGCCGATTGCGGCACCTGTTTAATCATCGGGCACAACCCAGGGTGGGAATTAGCGGTTCATCAATTGTCAAGCCAAAACGTCCGCATGACAACCGCTAACGCCGCGTTATTTGAGAATGTTGCCCAGGACTGGTCGACCGCTTTCGCCGAGCACACCCCGTGGCAATTGATCGAAGTACTGCGTCCCAAAGAACTAGACGCGTAA
- a CDS encoding deoxyribodipyrimidine photolyase — protein MSAELWQLRIRDINDAPVNQDGKYVVYWMIANRRTEWNFSLQRAAWWADKLKKPLIVFEALRVGYQWASDRLHTFVLQGMLDNLNALSDSPVVYYPYVEPKPDAAQGLLKALGHDACVVVTDDFPCFFLPRMVAAVGKRMKVKLEAIDSNGLLPMRAADRDFPRAHSFRRFLQKELPPHLEIAPNANPLAKKSFPATNHKLIADVLQKWPSIDKRTLESPADFVASLPIDHEVGPVETHGGSHAARQQMQWFLKQGLPRYAEQRNDVESECVSQLSPYLHFGHLSVHEVFHELTKQEKWEPSQISPKVTGSREGWWNMSSNAESFLDEIITWRELGYNMCHLRDDYDQFSSLPDWAQQTLGEHKQDDREYVYTLEQFEKAQTHDPLWNAAQRQLVRDGRIHNYLRMLWGKKVLHWTNTPEYAAKILIHLNNKYALDGRNPNSYSGIFWCFGRYDRAWGPEREIFGKIRYMTSDSAMRKLNLKGYIKEYSEAKLFG, from the coding sequence TTGTCCGCCGAACTTTGGCAGCTGCGAATTCGCGACATCAACGATGCCCCCGTCAATCAGGACGGAAAGTATGTCGTGTACTGGATGATCGCCAATCGGCGGACCGAGTGGAACTTCTCGCTTCAGCGGGCAGCATGGTGGGCCGACAAGCTCAAGAAGCCGCTGATCGTTTTCGAAGCCCTACGCGTGGGCTATCAGTGGGCCAGCGATCGGCTGCACACATTCGTGCTGCAGGGGATGCTCGACAACTTAAACGCATTGTCCGACAGCCCCGTCGTGTACTATCCCTATGTCGAACCCAAGCCGGACGCCGCCCAGGGGCTGCTCAAAGCGCTGGGCCACGATGCGTGCGTGGTGGTGACCGACGACTTCCCGTGCTTCTTCCTGCCGCGGATGGTCGCGGCGGTTGGCAAGCGGATGAAGGTAAAGCTCGAAGCGATCGACAGCAATGGTTTGCTACCTATGCGAGCCGCCGACCGCGACTTCCCCCGGGCTCACAGCTTCCGCCGATTTCTGCAGAAGGAATTGCCGCCGCACCTGGAGATCGCCCCCAATGCCAACCCGCTGGCGAAGAAGTCGTTCCCAGCCACCAACCATAAGCTGATTGCCGATGTGCTGCAGAAGTGGCCCTCGATCGACAAACGCACGCTTGAGAGCCCGGCCGATTTTGTCGCCAGCTTGCCGATCGATCACGAGGTGGGCCCGGTCGAGACGCACGGAGGATCACACGCTGCCCGCCAGCAGATGCAGTGGTTCCTGAAACAGGGCCTGCCGCGATACGCCGAGCAGCGAAACGACGTCGAGAGCGAATGCGTGAGCCAGTTGTCCCCCTATTTGCACTTCGGTCATCTCTCGGTGCACGAGGTTTTTCACGAGCTGACAAAGCAGGAAAAGTGGGAACCGAGCCAGATCAGCCCCAAGGTCACCGGCAGCCGGGAAGGGTGGTGGAACATGAGTTCCAACGCCGAGTCGTTTCTCGACGAGATCATCACCTGGCGCGAGTTGGGGTACAACATGTGTCACCTGCGAGACGACTACGACCAGTTCAGCTCGCTGCCTGACTGGGCTCAGCAAACGCTCGGCGAGCATAAGCAGGACGACCGCGAGTACGTTTATACGCTCGAGCAGTTCGAGAAAGCGCAGACGCACGATCCGCTGTGGAACGCGGCCCAGCGGCAACTGGTGCGCGACGGGCGAATCCACAATTACCTGCGAATGCTATGGGGGAAGAAGGTACTGCACTGGACCAACACGCCGGAGTACGCCGCCAAGATTCTCATTCACCTGAACAACAAGTATGCCCTGGATGGTCGGAACCCTAACAGCTACAGCGGCATCTTCTGGTGCTTCGGACGGTACGACCGGGCCTGGGGTCCCGAGCGGGAGATCTTCGGCAAAATCCGCTACATGACCAGCGATAGTGCCATGCGAAAGCTCAACCTGAAGGGGTATATTAAGGAGTACAGCGAGGCGAAGCTGTTCGGCTGA
- a CDS encoding Ppx/GppA phosphatase family protein gives MSQQPTEIRLTGIDSDGPTPSSDEPIRCAAIDIGSNSMRLVVAQKLAGYDYRVLDEERESTRLAHSLAVNGNLDPEAIDNSINALRRFKKIAEGFGVYDIRTIATCAVREAGNGGYFCERAKNEVGIDIEVISADMEGQLAFRSVAQAFDVRDMNVAIADIGGGSTEIVFACGGHIEEILPTRLGCVRVTEQYGINEELFSTPDSLKKMIFGIDRELKPLIKRRPFVPQVLFGTGGTFTTLASILMMQRGEVGQMEWGYRIHRADVSHTLDTLSKMTLKERKNVPGLSADRADIIVAGIAIIDRLMHRLDVNTLRIHDRGIRDGLMLTMMEELEPGSAEDKAAEEQRRQAAMSTFARSCGVDMIHTQHVANLAISLFRQMMPLFNLRETDDETIYAAAMLQDVGYLINYEKHHKHSYSLIVNSQLPGFSRHALEIVANVARYHRGANPKKKHTNFTRLSESDQTRVKQLAAILRVAGALDRSHRQQVSKVEVTKHPDHVYVSIEATGDPEVDLWAARSRTELFCKAFETDIRFGLHRPAVDRVMND, from the coding sequence ATGAGCCAACAACCGACCGAAATACGTCTGACCGGAATCGATTCGGATGGCCCAACGCCCAGCAGCGACGAACCGATTCGCTGCGCCGCGATCGATATCGGCTCGAACAGCATGCGGCTGGTGGTCGCTCAGAAGCTGGCCGGGTACGACTACCGCGTGCTCGACGAAGAACGCGAATCGACCCGCCTGGCCCACAGCCTGGCCGTCAACGGTAACCTCGATCCGGAGGCGATCGATAATTCGATCAACGCCTTGCGACGGTTCAAGAAGATCGCTGAAGGCTTTGGCGTGTACGACATTCGCACCATCGCCACCTGTGCGGTGCGCGAAGCGGGTAACGGCGGTTACTTCTGCGAGCGAGCCAAGAACGAAGTCGGAATCGATATCGAAGTGATCTCGGCCGATATGGAAGGGCAACTGGCGTTTCGCAGCGTGGCCCAGGCGTTCGACGTGCGCGACATGAACGTCGCCATCGCCGACATCGGGGGCGGAAGCACCGAGATCGTGTTTGCCTGCGGTGGGCATATCGAAGAGATTCTGCCGACCCGGCTGGGGTGCGTCCGCGTGACCGAGCAGTACGGTATCAACGAAGAGCTCTTCTCGACGCCGGATAGCTTGAAGAAGATGATTTTCGGCATCGATCGAGAGCTGAAGCCGCTGATCAAACGCCGTCCTTTCGTACCACAGGTTCTCTTTGGCACCGGGGGGACCTTCACCACGCTGGCCAGCATTTTGATGATGCAGCGCGGCGAAGTGGGACAAATGGAATGGGGCTATCGTATTCACCGCGCCGACGTCAGCCACACGCTCGATACGCTGAGCAAGATGACGCTTAAGGAACGCAAGAACGTTCCGGGGCTGAGTGCCGATCGGGCCGATATCATCGTCGCCGGCATCGCGATCATCGACCGCCTGATGCACCGCTTGGATGTGAACACGCTGCGGATTCACGATCGCGGCATTCGCGACGGGCTGATGCTGACGATGATGGAAGAACTGGAGCCTGGCTCGGCGGAAGACAAAGCGGCCGAAGAGCAGCGTCGCCAGGCAGCGATGTCGACCTTTGCCCGCAGCTGCGGTGTCGACATGATCCACACGCAACACGTGGCGAATCTGGCTATCAGCCTGTTTCGTCAGATGATGCCGCTGTTCAATCTGCGAGAGACCGACGACGAAACGATCTACGCGGCAGCCATGCTACAGGACGTGGGTTACCTGATCAATTACGAGAAGCACCACAAGCATAGCTACAGCTTGATTGTTAACAGTCAGCTACCAGGCTTCTCGCGTCATGCGCTGGAAATTGTGGCCAATGTGGCGCGGTATCATCGTGGGGCGAACCCCAAGAAGAAGCACACGAACTTCACGCGTCTGAGCGAAAGCGATCAAACGCGGGTCAAGCAGTTGGCGGCCATCTTGCGCGTGGCCGGGGCGCTCGATCGCAGCCACCGCCAGCAGGTTTCCAAGGTGGAAGTTACCAAGCATCCCGACCACGTCTATGTTTCGATCGAGGCGACCGGCGACCCCGAGGTCGATTTGTGGGCAGCCCGATCTCGCACCGAGTTGTTTTGCAAGGCATTCGAAACCGACATTCGGTTCGGGCTGCATCGCCCCGCCGTCGATCGTGTTATGAATGACTAG